The Erigeron canadensis isolate Cc75 chromosome 4, C_canadensis_v1, whole genome shotgun sequence genome window below encodes:
- the LOC122598509 gene encoding putative ubiquitin-conjugating enzyme E2 38: MYNECIFVKSLKTMVYIMHKPPQNFEDLVVGHFRERACDILKACKAYKDGLQVGSNVSGDDCKFGANSIIFMNDLNSCFKPLAAAFNKIGAGEVADEFFHLC; the protein is encoded by the exons ATGTACAACGAGTGTATCTTTGTCAAATCACTAAAAACAATGGTTTATATCATGCATAAGCCACCCCAG AACTTTGAGGATTTGGTGGTTGGTCATTTTCGTGAGCGTGCTTGTGACAtcttaaaggcatgtaaagcaTACAAGGATGGTTTGCAAGTTGGGTCTAATGTGAGTGGGGATGATTGCAAATTCGGAGCTAACTcaatcatttttatgaatgatttaaATTCATGCTTCAAACCTCTTGCAGCcgcttttaataaaattggagcaGGGGAGGTAGCTGATGAGTTTTTTCACCtatgttga